A region of Desulforegula conservatrix Mb1Pa DNA encodes the following proteins:
- a CDS encoding FlgD immunoglobulin-like domain containing protein — MTTTSSSSAINNISSQYTARKTDEDPLGKEAFLTMLIAQLKNQDPLNPMDGTDFTAQLAQFTQLEKTMNMDSTLTKMLESMNGTDSKDYVGYIGKTITGNLNTMSVSDGEATTGYFSMAQAGEAVVAVYDSSGTEIKRIYLGQQNAGTNSFSWDGKDTDDKIVADGNYSYDVFVLGDNGYSKLDTSVKGQVTGVTYKNGKQYMEVVPTGSTKTVLLDPSTIGSVGTSDTTTNTSTSDYVNHIGKTVTGQTGEVLVSSGVATEGYFTLKNSESEVLVSIQDPSGKEIRRINLGSLGSGVHEIGWDVKDSDGNTAANGSYDFKILVKDSTGYSSIDPVLTGEVTGVTYEDGYPYLQVSTGSGSVLMNPGAVRQIKES, encoded by the coding sequence ATGACAACGACATCAAGCAGCAGTGCAATAAATAATATTTCATCCCAGTACACGGCAAGAAAGACCGATGAAGATCCCTTGGGAAAAGAGGCTTTCCTTACCATGCTGATCGCCCAGCTTAAAAACCAGGATCCCCTGAATCCAATGGACGGAACCGATTTTACGGCCCAGCTTGCCCAGTTCACCCAGCTTGAAAAAACCATGAATATGGATTCTACGCTGACGAAAATGCTGGAATCAATGAATGGCACAGATAGCAAAGACTATGTTGGATATATAGGAAAAACAATAACCGGCAACCTTAATACAATGTCCGTGAGTGACGGAGAAGCAACAACAGGATATTTTTCCATGGCTCAGGCAGGCGAGGCCGTCGTAGCTGTTTATGACTCAAGTGGAACCGAGATTAAAAGAATTTATCTCGGCCAGCAGAATGCAGGAACAAACAGCTTTAGCTGGGACGGAAAAGACACGGACGATAAAATCGTCGCTGACGGCAATTACAGCTATGATGTCTTTGTACTTGGAGATAACGGCTACTCAAAGCTTGACACCTCTGTAAAGGGACAGGTCACAGGCGTAACCTACAAAAACGGTAAGCAGTATATGGAGGTTGTTCCGACAGGAAGCACAAAGACCGTCCTTTTGGATCCATCAACAATAGGTTCTGTTGGAACCTCCGATACCACCACGAACACGTCTACATCCGATTACGTCAACCACATAGGAAAAACAGTTACTGGACAGACAGGCGAGGTGCTTGTCTCGAGCGGAGTGGCTACAGAAGGATATTTCACGCTTAAAAACAGTGAGTCAGAAGTTCTTGTTTCCATCCAAGATCCAAGCGGCAAGGAAATAAGAAGAATAAATCTCGGAAGCCTCGGCAGCGGCGTTCATGAAATCGGATGGGATGTCAAGGATTCAGACGGCAACACAGCCGCAAACGGAAGTTACGATTTCAAGATCCTTGTCAAGGATTCCACAGGATATTCAAGCATAGATCCGGTGCTTACGGGCGAGGTGACAGGCGTAACCTACGAGGACGGATATCCGTATCTTCAGGTCTCAACAGGTTCGGGTTCTGTGCTTATGAATCCTGGAGCAGTAAGACAAATTAAAGAATCATAG
- a CDS encoding flagellar basal body-associated FliL family protein, with protein MSSDHKPESKPEHKAGHEKTEASAEGKKPLKKWLIIGAVIALVLIIILTAVYFFFKGKGQDKKAPESAKEEKKGKEEKPEKEEKKGEGEPKKPDEKTFFPAIFFTDRLTLPLSPPVKEDDGKAKKMTLKKAKEQEEQPKEGQKFLIIRLALEFKNAEEKKAFEEYAPETLKQLGQIIATKNKDELLNFSEKLKLKLEISRISEKVTDGKTRPKNIFFTEFTIQ; from the coding sequence ATGAGTTCAGATCATAAACCAGAAAGTAAACCGGAACATAAAGCAGGACACGAAAAAACAGAAGCTTCTGCAGAAGGCAAAAAGCCCCTAAAAAAATGGCTGATTATTGGCGCGGTTATTGCTTTAGTGCTTATAATAATTTTAACAGCCGTATATTTCTTCTTTAAAGGCAAAGGGCAGGACAAAAAAGCCCCTGAAAGCGCAAAGGAAGAAAAAAAGGGCAAAGAGGAAAAGCCTGAAAAAGAAGAAAAAAAAGGCGAAGGAGAACCTAAAAAGCCGGATGAGAAAACCTTTTTCCCTGCAATATTTTTCACGGATCGACTTACGCTTCCTCTGTCCCCTCCTGTAAAGGAAGACGATGGGAAAGCCAAAAAAATGACGCTTAAGAAGGCAAAGGAACAAGAAGAACAGCCCAAGGAAGGCCAGAAATTTCTCATTATCCGCCTTGCGCTCGAATTTAAAAATGCGGAAGAAAAAAAGGCTTTTGAGGAATATGCGCCTGAAACCCTTAAGCAACTGGGACAGATAATAGCAACCAAAAACAAAGACGAACTTCTCAATTTCAGTGAAAAGCTGAAGCTGAAGCTCGAAATTTCAAGGATATCGGAAAAGGTAACTGATGGAAAAACCAGGCCTAAAAATATTTTTTTCACTGAATTCACAATACAGTAG
- a CDS encoding motility protein A, with protein sequence MKTRFDLATIIGFLSAFGLIAIAMGFGGGIGIFFDLPSILIVLGGTVGATMINYPSKDVIASFSTLKHAFFIKKDTEPRVVITNFIALSVKARREGILSIDSDLRTVSDLFIKKGLQLTVDGFEPHSIRNIMNSEISSIRERHQGGSEIFTAMGTYAPALGMIGTLIGLVQMLKSMNNPESIGPAMAVALITTFYGAVLSNLVFLPVAGKLRTKSKEEARTKEMIVEGVVSLANGENPRIMEQKMLSFVSGKDRTFGKKNK encoded by the coding sequence TTGAAAACTAGATTTGATTTAGCCACAATAATAGGTTTTCTTTCCGCCTTCGGGCTGATTGCCATAGCAATGGGATTTGGCGGAGGCATAGGAATATTTTTTGATCTCCCTTCAATTCTGATCGTTCTTGGAGGAACCGTGGGAGCAACCATGATAAATTATCCTTCAAAGGATGTCATAGCTTCTTTTTCCACTCTAAAACACGCTTTTTTCATTAAAAAGGACACTGAACCCAGGGTCGTAATCACTAATTTCATAGCTCTTTCAGTAAAAGCAAGAAGGGAAGGAATCCTTTCCATAGACTCGGATCTAAGAACAGTATCAGATCTTTTCATAAAAAAAGGGCTGCAACTGACGGTGGATGGATTTGAGCCCCATTCCATAAGAAACATAATGAACTCGGAAATTTCATCCATAAGGGAAAGACACCAGGGAGGGTCTGAAATTTTCACGGCAATGGGAACATACGCACCAGCACTTGGGATGATAGGAACACTCATCGGACTAGTCCAGATGCTCAAATCCATGAACAACCCAGAATCCATAGGCCCGGCCATGGCTGTGGCTCTGATCACGACCTTTTACGGAGCTGTTCTTTCCAATCTTGTCTTTCTTCCTGTGGCCGGAAAGCTCAGGACTAAAAGCAAGGAAGAAGCAAGAACCAAGGAAATGATTGTTGAAGGAGTGGTATCCCTGGCTAATGGAGAAAATCCCCGCATAATGGAACAGAAAATGTTGAGCTTCGTATCAGGCAAGGATAGAACCTTTGGCAAAAAAAACAAATAG
- the fliN gene encoding flagellar motor switch protein FliN yields MSDDANETRAEIGHLDKELAFILDIPLELSVELGRSRMLINDLLQLGQGSIIELNKLAGEPLEVYINGKLVAKGEVVVVNEKFGVRLTDIISPLERVRSLAATKTS; encoded by the coding sequence ATGAGTGATGACGCCAACGAAACCAGGGCAGAAATAGGGCATCTTGACAAGGAACTTGCCTTTATACTTGATATTCCTCTGGAATTATCGGTGGAATTGGGCAGAAGCAGGATGCTCATAAACGATCTGCTGCAACTCGGGCAGGGTTCCATCATAGAACTTAACAAGCTGGCAGGTGAGCCGCTTGAAGTTTACATAAACGGCAAGCTCGTTGCAAAGGGCGAAGTCGTAGTTGTAAACGAAAAATTCGGGGTACGTCTGACGGACATAATAAGTCCGCTTGAAAGGGTCAGAAGCCTTGCAGCCACTAAAACGTCATAG
- a CDS encoding OmpA/MotB family protein codes for MDEEEYQEESKKINNIGPDPNAWLVTFTDLVMLLLTFFVMIFSTRSIDKLFIRDVFSQLFKHAHIEDSSGDIPVVGQKKKIILGKEMLKKELENQEVLKKINAEEDERGISISLSSDALFQSGEARVPLSGWHLLDALGVLFRNIDNDIIIMGHTDDIPVKTDKYGSNMELSVERALAVAKYLNERVDVPASRIAAGGYGDSRPAFSNDSDKNRTRNRRIEFILRKPK; via the coding sequence ATGGACGAAGAAGAATACCAGGAAGAATCAAAAAAAATCAATAACATAGGGCCTGATCCCAATGCATGGCTTGTCACGTTCACAGACCTTGTAATGCTGCTTCTTACCTTTTTTGTAATGATTTTCAGCACCAGATCCATAGACAAACTGTTCATAAGAGATGTTTTCTCCCAGCTTTTCAAGCATGCACATATAGAAGACTCTTCAGGTGATATTCCTGTGGTAGGCCAGAAGAAAAAAATAATCCTCGGAAAAGAAATGCTCAAAAAAGAACTCGAAAATCAGGAAGTACTGAAAAAAATAAACGCGGAAGAGGATGAAAGGGGAATATCCATATCTTTGTCATCTGATGCTCTTTTCCAGTCAGGAGAAGCAAGGGTGCCGTTATCAGGTTGGCATCTGCTTGACGCTCTCGGGGTGTTATTCAGGAATATTGACAATGATATAATAATAATGGGGCACACAGACGACATTCCTGTTAAGACAGACAAATACGGCAGCAATATGGAACTCTCTGTCGAAAGGGCACTCGCAGTTGCAAAATACCTGAATGAGAGAGTTGATGTCCCTGCGTCAAGAATTGCAGCAGGCGGATACGGAGACTCAAGACCAGCATTTTCAAACGATTCTGATAAAAACAGGACAAGAAACCGAAGAATAGAATTCATACTGAGGAAACCCAAATGA
- the fliM gene encoding flagellar motor switch protein FliM, with amino-acid sequence MGDILTQDEVDSLLSGLSSGKVEVETDVPKDTTGVALYDFMSQERVIRGRMPTFEVINERFAREMRSSLSSILHTTVDISSENLDTIKFSDFGRSLPVPTSLHVFRMEPLRGHALLVLESQLVFNLIDTFFGGKGMGKAKIEGREFTPIEEKMIKKVVQSCLMDLETAWAPVEPVKTHLVRSEVNPQFATIVLPTDLVIVAKFEVELEQAAGMLILCMPYAMIEPLRNKLTAGFQAETEDIDLTWVKRMKEIILESHVDLQVMLGSTEITGEKLLSLKPGDIIQLDQDAADPITAKIEGFDKITGFAGVQRGFQAFRVDEKLLLK; translated from the coding sequence ATGGGCGATATTTTAACCCAGGATGAAGTTGACAGTTTACTCAGCGGTCTGAGCTCCGGAAAAGTAGAGGTTGAGACAGACGTCCCCAAGGATACTACGGGGGTAGCCCTCTACGACTTCATGAGTCAGGAAAGGGTCATCCGCGGCAGGATGCCCACCTTTGAGGTAATAAACGAGCGTTTTGCAAGGGAAATGCGCTCCAGCCTCAGCTCCATTCTTCATACAACAGTTGACATAAGCAGCGAGAATCTTGACACCATCAAATTTTCTGATTTCGGACGATCACTTCCTGTTCCCACAAGCCTGCACGTTTTCAGGATGGAGCCTTTAAGGGGTCACGCCCTGCTTGTTCTTGAAAGCCAGCTTGTATTCAATCTCATTGATACTTTTTTCGGCGGAAAAGGAATGGGCAAGGCAAAAATCGAAGGCCGCGAATTTACTCCGATCGAAGAAAAAATGATCAAGAAGGTCGTGCAATCCTGCCTCATGGATCTTGAAACAGCCTGGGCTCCTGTTGAACCTGTAAAAACGCATCTTGTAAGATCTGAAGTAAACCCCCAGTTCGCAACAATAGTTCTGCCAACAGACCTTGTAATAGTCGCAAAATTCGAGGTGGAGCTTGAGCAGGCTGCGGGCATGCTGATTCTTTGTATGCCTTACGCAATGATAGAACCGCTCAGAAACAAGCTCACAGCAGGATTCCAGGCAGAGACAGAAGATATTGACCTGACCTGGGTAAAAAGAATGAAGGAAATCATTCTGGAGTCCCATGTTGACCTACAGGTCATGCTTGGCTCCACAGAAATAACAGGTGAAAAGCTTCTGTCGCTTAAGCCGGGAGATATAATCCAGCTTGATCAGGATGCGGCAGACCCCATCACCGCAAAAATCGAAGGGTTTGACAAGATAACCGGATTCGCAGGAGTTCAGAGAGGATTCCAGGCATTTCGGGTTGATGAAAAGCTTTTACTTAAATGA
- a CDS encoding OmpA family protein, translated as MSNQDQREEEDQLPSGGSNTIALSLFIIVLAFFIFTVAISSPEKNKKTSLLASVEKTFGGLSMAERKTEAPINQKRIAKAPVDFSPIISGDSELAKYAEIRVEYEYSALVVPADYFFEGTDTKIRQGSIESLDKIADLIRKGGYSAEITGYPSAFSPKESRVSALRAMTIALHLSEKGNIPINRLSSFSWTGKRSPEDAKTDIEGKAPDYMEITFKAGSGLEEDESLKFKDFIFKVLD; from the coding sequence ATGAGCAATCAGGATCAAAGAGAAGAAGAAGACCAGCTCCCTTCAGGAGGATCCAACACCATTGCCCTGTCCCTGTTTATTATTGTGCTGGCATTTTTCATTTTCACTGTGGCCATATCAAGTCCTGAAAAAAATAAAAAAACATCCCTTCTGGCTTCTGTTGAAAAAACATTCGGCGGACTGTCCATGGCTGAAAGAAAAACAGAAGCCCCTATAAACCAGAAACGTATTGCAAAGGCGCCTGTTGATTTCTCTCCCATAATTTCAGGAGACTCGGAGCTTGCAAAATATGCGGAAATAAGGGTGGAATATGAATATTCCGCACTTGTAGTTCCTGCCGATTACTTTTTTGAAGGAACAGATACCAAAATACGTCAGGGCTCCATCGAGTCCCTGGACAAAATAGCCGATCTGATCAGAAAAGGCGGATATTCTGCCGAAATAACAGGCTACCCTTCCGCCTTTAGCCCAAAAGAATCAAGAGTCTCGGCACTCAGGGCAATGACAATAGCCCTTCATCTTTCTGAAAAAGGCAATATTCCCATAAACAGATTAAGCTCTTTTTCCTGGACAGGCAAAAGATCCCCCGAAGACGCGAAAACAGATATTGAAGGCAAAGCGCCGGACTATATGGAAATAACCTTTAAAGCCGGAAGCGGCTTAGAAGAAGATGAATCATTGAAATTCAAAGATTTTATCTTCAAGGTTCTGGACTGA
- a CDS encoding flagellar hook-basal body complex protein, which produces MSLTSSLFTGTSGMTNMGNAMQVIGDNVANVNTVGFKGNRYTFADLLSQSVSTQSGSAQVGRGMALGSVDSSFDQGSFESTGNTTDLSIGGDGFFVLRQSGTEREYYTRAGNFNFDKAGYLVNPEGYIVQGWKLDSDTGEDIGAVTDVLLESFTSPPKETDHIRVVTNLNADKTSKTAVMSNVWDATEDTQITSSNYEYQTVVKVYDSLGSTHDVTVYYDKKDGAKWEYMIACNPAEDQRSLVQGTTAAGILARGVITFSDSSGTVSNLTMERMTGLIGNIQTGGSLVKEKTHFTINNYDVFNQDYYDIGLEFDGTNWRFNNAFGRLDPPYDNAVLTGDANSVSINFDNDVAGVNDLTINFDEPVQPFDSVTFNLNDPNRLQVQGVNNTLYTGDTANDNTTLFIHNPEVLTDNAPNNTIVWNAAGTTPFWSWGNIHSMANFTGSVTAANTTFAVSDTSALVNTTAPFTLQYDGTGTATSWSIAAPAIPPPYTAATVTGDNNSVTVALTNATGGTTNLTYTFATPLGTAGAGDVGSFDVSTFKEVRPMGYVPDSLSHSSMANIATTDFTYAVTNPQALVNAGPFGLQYNGTGGAGSWSFAAASDPSAVGSAYAGAGTTIAGDENSMTLTLTNAATGGVSTIVYTFNPPLGTGGAGDAAAMNFSTTVYTPDAYANASISGDRDKVFLDMNNDGTNDIEFRFEDPLTTGGGATNSTIKFDLEGSTAWEAQKTNDNGYYEFLTDFLGGAAGATDNLIEFDIGTKDDGTGRFVNESLSTTQYARSSTTTFQNANGYGAGDLQGVDVASDGVMTGIYSNGELIPLYRVALAKFLNNQGLFKEGGNLYRETRDSGSPITNKPGTNGLGALSPNSLEMSNVDMATEFVKMIVTQRGFQANSKIVTTVDTLLGEVINMKR; this is translated from the coding sequence ATGTCTCTTACAAGTTCATTATTCACAGGAACAAGCGGCATGACCAACATGGGTAACGCCATGCAGGTCATTGGCGATAACGTGGCCAACGTCAATACAGTGGGTTTTAAAGGCAACAGGTACACTTTTGCCGATCTCCTGAGCCAGTCAGTTTCAACCCAGTCAGGAAGCGCCCAGGTTGGACGAGGCATGGCGCTTGGAAGCGTTGACTCATCCTTTGACCAGGGATCATTCGAATCAACAGGAAACACCACAGACCTCTCCATCGGCGGCGACGGTTTTTTTGTACTCAGACAGTCAGGCACGGAAAGGGAATACTATACAAGGGCAGGCAATTTCAATTTTGACAAAGCAGGATATCTTGTAAATCCTGAAGGCTATATTGTACAGGGATGGAAGCTCGACTCAGATACAGGTGAAGATATTGGAGCGGTGACAGACGTTCTTCTTGAATCCTTTACTTCTCCTCCGAAGGAAACAGATCATATAAGGGTGGTGACCAATCTAAACGCTGACAAGACAAGCAAAACTGCGGTAATGTCAAATGTGTGGGATGCGACAGAAGACACCCAGATCACATCGTCCAACTACGAATACCAGACTGTTGTCAAGGTATATGACTCCCTGGGCAGCACCCATGATGTAACCGTATACTATGACAAGAAAGACGGCGCAAAATGGGAATACATGATTGCATGCAATCCTGCCGAAGACCAGAGAAGTCTTGTGCAGGGCACCACCGCTGCAGGAATACTTGCAAGGGGTGTGATAACCTTCAGTGACAGCAGCGGTACTGTTTCCAATCTTACAATGGAAAGAATGACAGGACTTATAGGAAATATCCAGACAGGCGGTTCCCTTGTTAAAGAAAAAACACATTTCACAATAAACAACTACGATGTCTTTAATCAGGATTATTATGACATAGGGCTTGAATTCGACGGTACAAACTGGAGATTCAACAATGCTTTCGGCAGACTTGATCCTCCTTACGACAATGCCGTATTAACCGGGGATGCCAACAGCGTAAGCATAAATTTTGACAATGATGTCGCAGGCGTGAACGACCTTACGATAAACTTCGATGAGCCTGTGCAGCCGTTTGACTCTGTCACCTTTAATCTTAATGATCCCAACAGGCTGCAAGTACAGGGAGTTAACAACACCCTGTACACTGGCGACACCGCCAATGACAACACCACACTGTTCATTCACAACCCTGAAGTGCTAACAGACAACGCACCTAACAACACCATAGTGTGGAATGCGGCCGGAACGACTCCATTCTGGTCATGGGGCAACATCCACTCCATGGCCAACTTCACAGGATCAGTGACTGCGGCCAATACCACTTTCGCAGTATCGGACACCAGCGCCCTCGTTAATACTACAGCGCCATTCACACTGCAATATGACGGAACAGGCACTGCAACGAGCTGGTCAATAGCGGCTCCTGCGATACCGCCGCCATACACGGCTGCAACGGTTACGGGCGACAACAATTCTGTAACTGTTGCCCTGACAAACGCGACAGGTGGAACGACAAATCTGACATATACTTTTGCCACACCGCTTGGCACCGCCGGCGCAGGGGACGTTGGGTCATTCGATGTAAGTACGTTTAAGGAAGTAAGGCCAATGGGATATGTTCCTGATTCCCTTTCCCATTCATCAATGGCAAATATCGCGACCACAGATTTCACATATGCTGTGACAAATCCCCAGGCTCTCGTTAATGCAGGTCCCTTCGGATTACAGTACAACGGAACTGGAGGAGCTGGTTCGTGGTCATTTGCAGCAGCTTCAGATCCAAGCGCCGTAGGTTCAGCATACGCTGGCGCGGGAACAACCATAGCAGGCGATGAGAACTCCATGACCCTGACTCTTACCAATGCGGCGACAGGCGGGGTTTCAACAATAGTATATACTTTCAACCCTCCGCTCGGGACAGGCGGAGCAGGTGACGCCGCTGCCATGAATTTTTCTACCACAGTATATACACCTGACGCATACGCGAATGCCTCCATCTCAGGCGACAGGGACAAGGTATTTCTAGACATGAACAACGACGGGACCAATGATATTGAATTCCGTTTCGAGGATCCTCTTACAACAGGCGGAGGAGCCACAAACAGCACAATAAAATTCGATCTTGAAGGAAGCACCGCATGGGAAGCCCAGAAAACAAACGACAACGGGTATTACGAATTCCTTACTGATTTTCTTGGAGGTGCGGCCGGGGCGACAGACAACCTGATCGAATTTGACATAGGGACAAAGGACGACGGAACAGGCCGTTTTGTTAATGAGTCACTGTCCACGACCCAGTATGCAAGATCGTCCACTACAACATTCCAGAATGCAAACGGGTACGGAGCAGGAGACCTTCAGGGCGTTGACGTGGCAAGCGACGGGGTCATGACCGGTATATATTCAAACGGCGAACTAATTCCACTTTACAGGGTTGCACTTGCAAAATTTCTAAACAACCAGGGTCTTTTCAAGGAAGGCGGCAATCTCTACAGGGAAACAAGGGACAGCGGAAGCCCAATAACAAACAAACCTGGCACCAACGGGCTCGGAGCGCTATCACCAAACTCCCTTGAAATGTCCAACGTTGACATGGCAACGGAATTTGTAAAAATGATCGTTACCCAGAGAGGCTTCCAGGCCAACTCCAAAATAGTAACAACAGTTGATACCCTTCTTGGTGAAGTTATCAACATGAAGAGATAA
- a CDS encoding flagellar hook-length control protein FliK, with amino-acid sequence MNQSIDISDFSQILASLKGSSAAQKTGGKATTRDEFSSILKGLANGKDVRTKAGLALANKTGNDIEENIEASGKQIIESLKKALIGKGITNFEESKIDLEALSKIEKLLLKSGADPDKVSTIISSLKAKMTNGTISLKEVFAELNTMEDSDYFKDEFFLEVSAQPYLQTLLTHMGLDAETVKNMLEDATDGEKGINLGKLVKALKSMENSKINSAALFSDDSQGAVNASDILDQIGIEIDSNDRNGKMSLGRLIAILENNASDSTATTVNSAIMKDAFSKAVDAVKVNLSSSDPAGSSRAMLARMQIKEEDKTTEDAQKSKTDKTTTLKSSKQSHENQANQPQTDKTANVVKAEIAVEKTMGSEKNDHIASKSEDSLDFAARIFDMISGKELTSSETLSGEQSQKPLPAYVANQAAKGILKAINANEKEIVLQIKPAELGRMQIRIENSEAGVKVQIIAEKSMASEVLNANKNDLTAFLAESGIKIDKVDIQLAFNFDQTMASLKDQSHQESGRRKNKKSEDGGQDGTGTQTSDDDENMTIDDRVSLTA; translated from the coding sequence ATGAACCAGTCAATAGATATTTCGGATTTCAGTCAGATATTAGCGTCTCTCAAAGGGAGCAGTGCCGCCCAGAAGACAGGTGGAAAAGCAACCACCAGGGATGAATTCAGTTCAATCCTCAAAGGTCTTGCGAATGGTAAGGACGTGAGGACAAAAGCCGGTCTTGCCCTTGCCAATAAAACTGGGAACGATATTGAAGAGAACATTGAGGCAAGCGGCAAACAGATAATTGAAAGCCTCAAAAAAGCCCTTATCGGAAAAGGCATTACAAATTTTGAGGAGAGCAAGATTGACCTGGAAGCGCTTTCAAAAATTGAAAAACTTCTGCTTAAATCAGGCGCTGATCCTGACAAAGTTTCAACCATAATTTCCTCTCTCAAGGCAAAAATGACAAACGGCACAATTTCCCTGAAGGAAGTTTTTGCCGAGCTGAACACAATGGAAGACAGCGACTATTTCAAGGATGAATTCTTTCTTGAAGTCTCGGCCCAGCCATACCTCCAGACTCTTCTGACCCACATGGGGCTGGATGCTGAAACTGTCAAGAATATGCTTGAAGACGCAACTGATGGAGAAAAAGGCATAAATCTCGGCAAGCTTGTTAAAGCGCTTAAATCAATGGAAAATTCAAAAATAAACAGCGCTGCGCTTTTTTCGGATGACTCCCAGGGGGCTGTTAATGCATCCGACATACTTGACCAGATAGGCATAGAAATTGATAGCAATGACAGGAACGGCAAGATGAGCCTTGGAAGACTCATTGCAATTCTTGAAAACAATGCTTCTGACTCAACAGCTACTACCGTAAATTCAGCAATAATGAAAGACGCATTTTCAAAGGCCGTAGATGCGGTAAAAGTAAATCTTTCATCTTCTGACCCGGCAGGATCTTCAAGGGCAATGCTTGCAAGAATGCAGATCAAGGAAGAGGATAAAACAACAGAGGATGCCCAGAAGTCCAAAACCGATAAAACAACAACCCTAAAAAGCTCTAAGCAGTCACATGAAAATCAGGCAAACCAGCCACAGACAGACAAGACAGCAAATGTCGTGAAGGCTGAAATTGCCGTTGAAAAAACCATGGGCTCGGAAAAAAATGACCATATTGCCTCAAAGTCAGAAGACAGTCTTGATTTTGCCGCAAGAATTTTTGACATGATTTCAGGCAAAGAGCTGACTTCTTCCGAAACATTATCGGGTGAGCAGAGCCAAAAACCTCTTCCAGCGTACGTAGCCAATCAGGCTGCCAAAGGCATTCTGAAAGCTATAAACGCAAATGAAAAAGAAATAGTTCTTCAGATAAAGCCGGCTGAATTGGGACGCATGCAGATAAGAATTGAAAATTCTGAAGCAGGGGTGAAAGTTCAGATCATTGCGGAAAAGAGCATGGCTTCCGAAGTGCTAAATGCGAACAAAAACGATCTCACGGCATTCCTTGCTGAAAGCGGCATAAAGATTGACAAGGTCGATATCCAGCTTGCCTTCAATTTTGACCAAACAATGGCGTCGTTAAAAGATCAATCGCATCAGGAATCAGGAAGACGGAAAAACAAAAAAAGTGAGGATGGCGGCCAGGACGGAACCGGGACACAAACATCAGATGATGATGAAAATATGACAATCGATGACAGGGTAAGTCTCACCGCCTGA
- the fliO gene encoding flagellar biosynthetic protein FliO yields the protein MDPSISPNIIPEIWPLVFKTGGALVIIIGILAAILFVAKRFTSLPGRQEEIKIIGARHFSPREKLVIVEVFGKKILLGVTPGRIEKIEVFETQEKHSEADDQAFRKELEVRMESEK from the coding sequence ATGGATCCTTCAATAAGCCCCAATATAATTCCTGAAATATGGCCTCTTGTCTTCAAGACAGGCGGAGCACTTGTTATTATTATCGGAATCCTTGCAGCCATTCTTTTCGTTGCAAAAAGATTCACCTCCCTTCCAGGCCGTCAGGAAGAAATAAAAATAATCGGGGCAAGACACTTTTCTCCGAGGGAAAAGCTTGTGATCGTGGAGGTCTTCGGCAAAAAAATTCTTCTTGGAGTCACTCCTGGAAGAATAGAGAAAATTGAAGTCTTTGAAACTCAGGAAAAGCATTCTGAAGCAGATGATCAGGCATTCAGAAAAGAGCTTGAGGTGAGAATGGAATCTGAAAAATAA